The genomic DNA AATTTTTTTCATTAAGGGTAATGTACATCTCTCTACATAAATATCTGTGTGTTGTAGGTCTTGGCTTATCTACATCTGTACATATAGTCCTAGGTCCTAACAATTAATTATGTATTCCTCAAAATTACTTATAGATAGGAATTAAACATGTAAAAATTACTACATTTTTCATACTTCAATTTGGGCAATAGCCTGTATAAAATTTCAAATAGTTTATAGCACACCCCCATGCATTTCGTACATATAAGCCACTTCCAAATCTAACACTTCAACATCATTAGCAATCCATTTCCTTACCCAATTCTGTGCAAAATAGCAGAGGCCAAATATGTCCAAACTAACATAGTGAAAGATGTTGATTGTAGACGGCTAGACGCTATAGAGTGCGGAAAGTAAGGCTAAAATATTAAGAAAAAAAATAGTAAGGCTAAAATGGAATACAAACAGTTCAGGATTGAAGCAAGATCATCTCGGCCTCTACGTATGGCCTCTTCAAGAAACCAAAGTGACAAAGTGTTTATTTTCACATAGAAATCCCTTATATTCATgttatatactccctccgtcccattcAATTCTATACAGTTTTTTTTCAATACTCGACACGCAATTTAAGGtgaatataaagtatagttccATAATTcgtttttaaaattttctttttttgtatTTAACTTTAactatttaaattttatatagaAGAAAAGAATAGTAAAATAATTTATGCAACTATAGTTTAAAGGAGCGTTAAAATGCGTGATGAGCCCCCGTTCCCCAATGTACACTTCtcaatgggacagagggagtacaaATGATGCCGCTAATGAGATACATATTGTAGGAGAGATATGAATTTGAGAGCAGTGGTACTCGATCATATTCAGTGTCAGATAACTCGAATACTTGAATAGGGGTTTATTACATTTTCAATTGTACAATGTTTGACACTTAGACTCGTTTATATATTTGTTATGCTATATAGTGTTTGTACTCAATTCGAGCATAATTAGTAATCTAAAAATTCAAAAGAGTCAACTAATCTAGAAGACATATTTTTATCCATCTTTTGATACATATATTAACATTTATAATCTATACCATCATATTTTGTTACCTGCTTCCAATTAGTTAACAGGCCAGGCCAGAATACCAGATATTGGCATTGCTTACCTATGTACTGGTATTTCGAGCACCAACAGATACCTTTTCATCTTCTTGCTTGTCAGCCTTAAAAAAAGTTACCCCTAGCTACCACGTAATAACAGAGGAGTAGCATTGACAGTCTATACTATATCTACAAGTACTGTATGTTTTAAGATATGTGTGCTCATGATTATGCACCATGCATAATTCACAAGCAGAAAAATTAGAAGGCATCATTCATACTGACTAGCCATTCTAATATTCTATTTCAAGTTCACTTTGAGACCATACAAAAAGATCTACGTCCCAAATCCCAATAGATTGTCAACACTTTCTATTTTGGGATGTCCCACTAGATTGTTAACATTTCCTAAATTAGCATATTTTTCTTTACTAATATTAATGATTCCCACAAACTTACCTCCACTTTCTTAACTTCTCTTCACCTTTATTCACCTTTATTCATTTTTATTAAACTTTGTGTCAAACAACAATCTTAACAACCTATTGGATGGAGGGGGTATTTTATAAAAGTTAATCTGTGTTGGATTTACATGTCATAGCAATCCATTTTTGTACCTTGTGTACAGCCAGCCAACGAGAACTGTATCTGTTGTGAGGTTTCGCAAGCACGGGTTGGGAATAGGTAGCCCACAAGTCCTCTGGAGTCTGAAAACAGCAACCAATGTAACTTCAGAAACCAAATGACcaatattaaaaaaaagaaaTAGTGCATGAATTTCACATTTAGACAAAAAAATGTGCTTGGTTGGATAAACTACAAAGAAGATTCTTCCTTGCTGgttgtaaaaaaaatatttttgatgtGGATAATACTAATTCAATACCTTTAAAGAGTATCACACGTTGAACAACTAAGTGTCGCGAGCATGCATGTGCTTGTTTCTTTGTTGcatatctatactatactattaaaGGAAACATGTTAGTTAACATCTTCCTAAAAATTTGTTAGAACCttccaaaaaaataaaaatatatttatttaaagcACGTATCCAACATAAATAAAAACTCTATTAGTTATATTACTACTTACACTCAACTTCTTCCTAAACTCTTCTATTCAAAGTCAAACTCTTccaaatttatttaaataattaaaataattaaagacAGATAGGAAAGTAAatcaaaagattaaaattaaaagTCTAGAGATTCCAAACGATAAAATTGACATCAAATTTGTTTACAATAAATAGGAAACAGACAAagattaaataataaataataaataatattatccTCGCACACTTACAAATTAAATACGAAATTTCAATTCAAAATTTACATATTATATCAGTAATaagataataaatattaaaattaatccGGCACGGGTTATAGGCAAGTTAAACATAAATTTTAGAAGACGAATTAGAGTATTCCATAACATTAAGCTACACATCAgcttttctataaataaaaaACAATGTGGTAATTGGAAAGAGTACCTTACCAAATTAGCATCAGGAAGTTCTCGAACAGCTTCATTTATATTTAATGCGGTAGCTTTTACCTGTAAAATGAAGATTAAATTTAGCAAAAAATGGTCATTTTAAAGTTTCCTTAAACTGAAATCCTTCCTTTTCTAATTAATTTTCTATCATGCTTCAGAACACCCAATGAAAGTAAAACTAAATAACAGATATTCACAAAAGAACATACCAACTTACTGCTTCGTTGTTCTGATTCATCTGAAAGACGATTCCTTAGTGGTTCCATGTAATCACTGCCATCTAGTTGGACACCAATAAAGTATTGAAGTTCACCCTGCACACAATACAGAGGACCCAAAAACTGAATTGTGATACTTCAGATTCCTCTGAAAAAatagtataaaaatataacaataTTAATCAAGCTACCTTCTGATCACGCATGGGCTGCAAGTGGAATAGATTCCAGAACTTTTTCCCTACAATATCAATTTGATCTCACACGATGACATAATAGTTGAAAGCCTTTATGAAAATTAATATATGATAGAGGTAATAACAGAAGTTCTACAAATTACATGCTCTCCGGAGTCGCGGACATGAAAGCTTACCACTCTTACTGTAATTTATTAACTGCACAGTGACTTCTCTCTGTTCTCTGATCGCATCTCTTATATTTTGGACAACTTCTTGGTCAGTATCAGGTCCTTGAAGAAATCTGCACATAAGTAATATTGTTTGACAAAGAAAACAGGAAAAATATGAAAATAGTGAAAGGTTGGAGGGTAAGTACATTGAAATAGTTCAAATTTTAGTTGCAATAACATCCAACATTCAAACTTCTATGAGGACTATACCGATATTTAACTTTAAGTAATCAAAATATGATCTAATGGTGTGCTTATCCAGGAAAAATGTCTGCCGTGGACAATTTGGGGCAAACAAAAATTCCAAGTGTCCACTTAATTATAGGATGGGTGAAATTTAGACTTTCATTAGACCTTCCACGCCTATTAGTTGCAAAGGGAGAAGCCATACCCACCCTTATAGGTGCAAAAGAGGGAGCCCCGCAGCACCTAATAGGTGCGGAAGTAAAAGTCCAATTAGCGCCTAATAGGCCCAGAAAATTTTCCCTCCGGCACATGGAAGGTATCTTTATCTGCACCTAATATTTGCAGAATTTTTTAAAACCAGTAGATCCCAGTTATCCGATATCTAATCGAATATCGAACAATGAAGAGATTAGTTTGCGTTAAATGGTTTGGATTCTGGACCAGCTCTTCTGAGTTATGATTAGTTGAAAATATCTTGTTCACATCAAATCTGGTATCCATAGCAATGACAATCCAGATTTTTTCTTCAACATATTACCATGTTTCAAATTTATTATATTCTCCATATCTGTTCACCAATAGCCACACATTTAAGATAAGCAGAGATCGTAGAATCAAATACTTGAAGGTTCTTAAAGGTTGAGTACACTACTAATTCGAATCCATGAAATTGAAACTGTAATAATCATGTATAAGTGAAAGTGGAACAGCATGCAATGTGACACTTATCCAGGGGAGGGGataaaaatattgccataaaattATAAAAGAGAAGTTCATACCGGCAGTTTCTTCCTAATATTTCTTCCCGCGTAAATTCGGTCAATGCAAGAAAGCTATCTGATGCAAATATCTGCATATGCGAAGATTTCTGCTCACACACACAACAATATGCAAAAATGATCTAGTCAACTCTATGACCTCTAATAGTATCTTGTGGCACCCAAAAAGAAAAATAGTGCAGAGGCAGTAGACTGAGCTTTAGCCAGAGTTAAAAAGGAAAATGAACACTAAGAGTTTCTTTGAGCATTGTGACACTTACAATCAAAGAAAATTTCAGTCCATCATACAATTTTTCCATTTTATACGTAAATGCCTACTACAGTAAAGCAATAACTTTAATATCTCACAATTGGGTTGTCAGGAAGTCTGGGATCTGTAATAACAAAATTCTTCTCGATGCGCTCTAATGTGGTTGCTAGATCAATTCCCTGACGTACATTTCTTTCCACATTAGCATTGTCCCAACTGCCAAAGTGTTTAAAGTCTTCGGAGAATGAAACTTCAGAGTCAATACTGGATTGATCTTCAAACTCTTCTACTTTGTTTGAAGACCATCTTCGATGCCTGCAGAATGTTAGCAATATCAGTGAGAACTTTCATCAGTTCCCAAATTCTAAGGACATCATTGCGCTTCTGATGAGCATCATATAATGAAATGCCGATAAATATTCAAAACTAAAATGCATAAAATTTATGTATTTAAAGACAAGGAGAACAACAAATCTAGTAACTTCTGGGAGATATAAAATCAAATATCTTCTTAGATAAAGAGGATTAATATTAATAAGggtattagaatgattttatcaACATTGGTTCAGTCGGTGTTTTCATCACTTCCTTTGTGCCACCTCCCTCTTTTTAGAGCTCGTAGATCTGTCTTAAAGACTAGAGAAGATCAAGCATGTTTTCTTGTGGGAGGGAACAGATCTTTGGGAGATGATCACTTAGTAAGCCTGGGTGCCAGGTGTCAGCCTCGTTTTAAAGAAGGTTTGAACATCAAAAATTCAAAGTCCGAGAATTAAACCTTTCTTATGAAATGGTTGTGGCAGTTTTCTTTGGAAATGGATTATCTGGCATAGGGTTGTCATAATTATATACGTTTTGGCTAGTAATTTATGGGACAGTAATAGCGTAGAGAGCTGTTCTACACAAGGCCCTTGGCAAGACATTGCTATTATGTATGATGAGCACCCTTCCACATCCAGCAAATTTATCTGAAAACCTAATATGTTTTATACGTAACAAACAACTCTATGAATAAGTTATATATACTTTTACTTGAGCAATAATAATTAAACAAAAGCGCAAAACTGCAAAAACATGTTTTAGGTAGTGACAATTGTGATTAAACTCAATGGAAGGAAAGCAAGATAAATGGATACTTAAGACACATAAACAGACTAAATATCAACAAGACAAACAGTGAGGACACCCGCTCTTCTGAAGTTCAAGACGTCTGCTAACTTGCATTGTAACTTTAACAGAAATCAGAGGCTACAGCAGAAATTAGTTGACCTGACTACAGAAGCATACTCCGGTTTTACAGGCTCGGTGGTTGGATGTTTGATAAGATCCAACTGAGGAGTTTGTATTCCCTTTGCACTAAAATTCTTTGATGAAGCAGATTCCACCTTGTATTTTAACTTCTCCTTATCATAATGTTCAGTGGCATCATCGTTCAAAGATTCTATATGAAATCGCGATTGTTTCACAGTTTGCACAACCTCGGTGATAGAACCCAAAGCCTTTTGCTTTTCACGAGCTGCCGTGTTGAACAAGAAGTAAAGAAATAGAATGTTGACAGTACAGATGCCTCCAAAACATAGCTGAAGTAGTCTACTTACCATCATAACGAATTAAGGACTTGGGCAATCCATTTGGTCGCAATTCCTTTTCATTTTTGCCTTCGGTGTATTTGCTAACTTCAACCTGCATTCTACCAGAAAGAATAATAACAACTTTATTAATTGCATGGAGTGAAAAGCGTAACTTAGCATACCAAAATTTGAAAACCTAATGGAAGCTAGGCAACACCTCTCTGAAACAACTACAATAGCTAATTATCAGACCGACTGAGAAATTATGAATATTCTTAATGAGAGAAACAAAAATTTCATTTAGGTACATTCATTTCGTGTTAGAAAATAGTGCCGATGATATATGATCTCATCTCGCAAACAGCTCAAGACTTTGGGACAGTTGATCATCTAACACTTCCCTATTCTATTTCTACCTTCTCCTATTTACTCTACCATAACTTGAAAAAATAGGTTACAGTTTAGAAAAAAAAAGATGGATTTCAGACCCAAATCTGAAAGAAAAATCTTGGTTTGCACAAGAAAAAATTGCACTTAAATTGGCTGTTTACTTTGTCTAGAATTGCTTACTTTTGGGCAAAAATCAATGGGACTGAAAATCTAAAAATGGCACATAAAGAGCAAGAAATGTGAAAAGTGAGAGTACCCAATAAACTTAATGGTGTTTCCAGAGTCATCTTTAATAGGGGTGATAGTGAGAAGATTCCAAAAAGGGGTGCCATTCTTCTTGTAGTTGAAAAGCCTTCCGCAGTAGCTTGTCCCTTTTTCAACTGCATTTCTTATCTTCGCTACTTCTTTTCTATCTGTATCTGGCCCCTGTAAAAACCGGCTGCACACAATATTTTAACTATGATCAGTAACAAAATCTTCAAAAATCTGAGACCTAGTTGAAATGAACGAaaattagataatttatataGACAAATTAATATTTTTTGTCTGTTTTATATTCAAGTTGATACTGGATTATGTATAAATAATGTCAACTTCCCTCCAAACCTCATTTTAGGCTCCTTCTAGGACTTTGGAAGTACATGAGCCTTTTTTACCGAAGCAGATTCTAATGTAATCGTTTGAAAGTAACAACAATAAAAACTGAAGTTCAAAACAAAAACTTGTATAGATATGCCTAAAGAATGTGGTCCGCCGTGTTATCCACACAAACCACAACATTCTGGCTATTGAATCTCGGGGTTTAAGCTACAAAAAGATATGGCCTGACCAAGACCTTTGGCAAATGTTTGGGATTGTGCAGAAGCCACTGAATTTGTCTATAGAGTGCCTAACTCTAGTGTATTTTGTGACTTTGTAATTAGCAGTCAGAGAAGGTATAGAGAAATAGTAGGATAGTTCGGACACGATCCAGAACAGTGGTGAATAGTCATAATTCGGACATGATTATGCACAGTGGTCAGCTTTTTCGCAGTTAAATCCTTTACATCCAGAAAGTATGCTTTAAACATGGTAAAAGTATGGGAGCTTAAGCTCTAATATTAACAAGCTATTCCTCTTCTCCGGACGATTTTGCTCAATATTCATCCTAACGATCAATCAATTTAGTACAGTAGTTTCTACTActtaatactccctccgtcccattaaacgtttcctcttttgactttcggtactgttcacggtaagcgattgactactaatttacgtctaatctataatatcaaacatagtcatgagtgatctcgttggattcgtatttatcagtactttaatacagtgaaacttttatatttaatactaatacgaatttaaaaatattaacaatcaaaagtgtgcattggcaaacgtgtttaacacaaataggaaacgtttaatgggacggagggagtacttaATAATAAACTGCCCTAGATCAGGATTGAGCACGCAGAACCTGTCCCGATGTTTATCCTATAGCATTACAATCTGTAAAATCAGAAATTTTACATACACAATTTATTAATTAATCCTTCATTTCAACATACAATTCTGGAAATAGTTAAACTTCTAGTGTTGTGACTTGTAACATAAGATAGGTTAATGTCTGGCTACCGCTTAGAATCCAAGTCGTGTCTTAGACAAACCAAGATCTCAACCACTGCACCAAAATTTGGGTGATAATAGGACATAAAAATTTATAATCATCAGTGATTTATAGTCTATAAATTATAGAAATAGATCACCAATATGTGTTGGGAAGGTCACTGATCAACAAAAATTGGGCTAAATGAAGTTATGTAACATAAGTTAAGAGCATCTTACTTAGGTGATTAAGCGAATATAATTGAATGTTGAAATcgccggaaaatggccgggaaaCTTGCCGCCCGGTAGCAAAACCCAGCAAGTGGAGAAAAATACGAGGTAATCAGGTAACTTTGTTTTGTATCGTGGAAAGTGGAAATTTTCTTCCTCGCGAGATACTTTACCAGTGGATGAGACAGGCTAATAACATTTTTAACAGGCTGCGCTTCGTGCATTATTTCTAAACTAATTTGAGAAATCTTTTTTTGTCAGGGTAATTTGATAAAATTTTAGAATTGTTGCGaagaaataaaataatttttttttattaaaattttctCGACTTATTTACCGTTAATTCGTGAAATAACTGATTTACATTGAAGGGGAGAATAAAGTAAAATAGTATATGGTTTAAGGTCAAAGATAGCAGTAGATCACGATTTATATATATCGTAAATTGGAACTAATCGATTGATGTACTGTCTTATGATTTATCGGctaatttttaaaaaaactgatgATTTATCATCAATCAAATCAGTTAACTGTTTTTATCGATTTAGCGATGGTTTTTTGAAAAATGGACCGATTTTCTATAATAGAGCACTAGATACATAATGCATGATCATGAAATGCTAATAGCCTACTAACCAGTTATTTCCGATAACTTCATCAGCAGAGTAACCAGTCATTTCAAAGAAGCCAGTGCTAGCATAAACCACAGGTAAATCTGGCTTAGTTGCATCACTCACAACAAATGTTTGTTGCAATGTAGCCAATGCTGCCTTCAACTCGTGTGACACTTTAGGCACTCCATACTCCTCTGTAGTCATCCTCCCCGAATCTCCATACAACCTCCCCGAGTCTCCTGCCAGTCTTCCTGACACGTGTCTGCTCCGGGGAGACGATGTTATCGCGCGAAAGCTGCCTCCACCGCCTTCTCCAATTGCGGGTTTTACTACCAGTCCCCATTCAGCTGTCCTTTCAACAATTGTTGCCTCGTCCACTTGGTTATTATTGCTTGTGCTAGTGCTTGCGTTATTATTGTTGCTAGTACTAGCATTGTCTGTAGCAGGGGTGTCGAAAACCATCCATCTCGCTACGCTTTTCGATGTCGATGCTTTGTTGGACGAAGACGAAGACTCCATCAGAGGAGTTTCGAGAGAAGAGAAGCTGAATAAAGAGAGGATAATGAACGGAGAATGTATGTATGTGTGCTATGAAATTTTGTTTGTTTGTTAGGCTGCAAACACATGAAGAGATAAAAAATGAAGATAACGTTCGCAAATATAGTTGCTATATATTGCTCCAAACTAAATGGCGACTGTTCGTAAATATTCTTTAGTAGAAGACTAGCCAGTGAAGGTCAAGTGTATATCGTTGTCCTCTGTCCCTCTCCCTCACTGCATACATAGTGCTAGTCGTCCGctaaatcaaattaaaaaaatttatttctTTCTACTTCAAATTACATAAGTTATGGTTAAAAACTGACTGTCCGTTCAGGAACTTGAATTTTATTTGAAAAAATTCAGAATATCTGTGAAGTTGAATTTTATTTGAAATTCAGACATTcgaaataaaatatatttttctaaacaccatctaataatttttaaaattgaagCATATTtggaaaaataataaaattaatttaaaatttaaatctgTTTTGAAAATTGGTTAACACGTAGTTGTGGTCCAAAGGTACGTAGAAAACCCCAACTCAAGTAACAAACAAAAAGCAATATCCTTGCAGTTTTAAATAGGATTCACAAATAAATTAAGAGGATGTGGTGACAAGCAATAAACAAGAGGATTACCTACGTCTGAGGCCACAATGCACGCAGGGGAAAACACGTTTCAATAATGTTTTTGTCATTTCTTCTGATATTCTCTTCCTGGACCAGTCTCACTCAAATAGACCACCCTCCAACATTATGGTAAAATCTCAACCGtgaattttatta from Apium graveolens cultivar Ventura chromosome 5, ASM990537v1, whole genome shotgun sequence includes the following:
- the LOC141661775 gene encoding phototropin-2-like isoform X5; this translates as MQVEVSKYTEGKNEKELRPNGLPKSLIRYDAREKQKALGSITEVVQTVKQSRFHIESLNDDATEHYDKEKLKYKVESASSKNFSAKGIQTPQLDLIKHPTTEPVKPEYASVVRHRRWSSNKVEEFEDQSSIDSEVSFSEDFKHFGSWDNANVERNVRQGIDLATTLERIEKNFVITDPRLPDNPIKSSHMQIFASDSFLALTEFTREEILGRNCRFLQGPDTDQEVVQNIRDAIREQREVTVQLINYSKSGKKFWNLFHLQPMRDQKGELQYFIGVQLDGSDYMEPLRNRLSDESEQRSSKLVKATALNINEAVRELPDANLTPEDLWATYSQPVLAKPHNRYSSRWLAVHKITASGERIGLNHFRPIRPLGFGDMGSVHLVELKGTGELFAMKAMEKSVMLDRNKVCRACIERDILSQLDHPFLPVLYSSFQTSTHVCLLTDFFPGGELFDLLDKQPLKLFTEKSARFYAAEIVIGLEYLHCLGIVYRDLKPENVLLQNDGHVILTDFDLSFRTSCRPQVRKLPLPNRKRSTSQSPPVFISEPVAKSNSFVGTEEYIAPEIIKGDGHSSAVDWWALGILLYEMLYGRTPFKGKNRQKTFGNILYKELTFPSSIAVSLAAKQLIHSLLKRDPDNRLGSDSGPNEIKEHAFFRGIKWPLIRCMSPPPLEVPLELNGRKSVYKDIEQEDGIFVDSVDTF
- the LOC141661775 gene encoding phototropin-2-like isoform X3; this translates as MESSSSSNKASTSKSVARWMVFDTPATDNASTSNNNNASTSTSNNNQVDEATIVERTAEWGLVVKPAIGEGGGGSFRAITSSPRSRHVSGRLAGDSGRLYGDSGRMTTEEYGVPKVSHELKAALATLQQTFVVSDATKPDLPVVYASTGFFEMTGYSADEVIGNNCRFLQGPDTDRKEVAKIRNAVEKGTSYCGRLFNYKKNGTPFWNLLTITPIKDDSGNTIKFIGMQVEVSKYTEGKNEKELRPNGLPKSLIRYDAREKQKALGSITEVVQTVKQSRFHIESLNDDATEHYDKEKLKYKVESASSKNFSAKGIQTPQLDLIKHPTTEPVKPEHRRWSSNKVEEFEDQSSIDSEVSFSEDFKHFGSWDNANVERNVRQGIDLATTLERIEKNFVITDPRLPDNPIKSSHMQIFASDSFLALTEFTREEILGRNCRFLQGPDTDQEVVQNIRDAIREQREVTVQLINYSKSGKKFWNLFHLQPMRDQKGELQYFIGVQLDGSDYMEPLRNRLSDESEQRSSKLVKATALNINEAVRELPDANLTPEDLWATYSQPVLAKPHNRYSSRWLAVHKITASGERIGLNHFRPIRPLGFGDMGSVHLVELKGTGELFAMKAMEKSVMLDRNKVCRACIERDILSQLDHPFLPVLYSSFQTSTHVCLLTDFFPGGELFDLLDKQPLKLFTEKSARFYAAEIVIGLEYLHCLGIVYRDLKPENVLLQNDGHVILTDFDLSFRTSCRPQVRKLPLPNRKRSTSQSPPVFISEPVAKSNSFVGTEEYIAPEIIKGDGHSSAVDWWALGILLYEMLYGRTPFKGKNRQKTFGNILYKELTFPSSIAVSLAAKQLIHSLLKRDPDNRLGSDSGPNEIKEHAFFRGIKWPLIRCMSPPPLEVPLELNGRKSVYKDIEQEDGIFVDSVDTF
- the LOC141661775 gene encoding phototropin-2-like isoform X4 is translated as MESSSSSNKASTSKSVARWMVFDTPATDNASTSNNNNASTSTSNNNQVDEATIVERTAEWGLVVKPAIGEGGGGSFRAITSSPRSRHVSGRLAGDSGRLYGDSGRMTTEEYGVPKVSHELKAALATLQQTFVVSDATKPDLPVVYASTGFFEMTGYSADEVIGNNCRFLQGPDTDRKEVAKIRNAVEKGTSYCGRLFNYKKNGTPFWNLLTITPIKDDSGNTIKFIGMQVEVSKYTEGKNEKELRPNGLPKSLIRYDAREKQKALGSITEVVQTVKQSRFHIESLNDDATEHYDKEKLKYKVESASSKNFSAKGIQTPQLDLIKHPTTEPVKPEYASVVRHRRWSSNKVEEFEDQSSIDSEVSFSEDFKHFGSWDNANVERNVRQGIDLATTLERIEKNFVITDPRLPDNPIKSSHMQIFASDSFLALTEFTREEILGRNCRFLQGPDTDQEVVQNIRDAIREQREVTVQLINYSKSGKKFWNLFHLQPMRDQKGELQYFIGVQLDGSDYMEPLRNRLSDESEQRSSKLVKATALNINEAVRELPDANLTPEDLWATYSQPVLAKPHNRYSSRWLAVHKITASGERIGLNHFRPIRPLGFGDMGSVHLVELKGTGELFAMKAMEKSVMLDRNKVCRACIERDILSQLDHPFLPVLYSSFQTSTHVCLLTDFFPGGELFDLLDKQPLKLFTEKSARFYAAEIVIGLEYLHCLGIVYRDLKPENVLLQNDGHVILTDFDLSFRTSCRPQVRKLPLPNRKRSTSQSPPVFISEPVAKSNSFVGTEEYIAPVFCSMKCFMGERHSKERIDKRHLATFCTRSSPFQVALR
- the LOC141661775 gene encoding phototropin-2-like isoform X1 → MESSSSSNKASTSKSVARWMVFDTPATDNASTSNNNNASTSTSNNNQVDEATIVERTAEWGLVVKPAIGEGGGGSFRAITSSPRSRHVSGRLAGDSGRLYGDSGRMTTEEYGVPKVSHELKAALATLQQTFVVSDATKPDLPVVYASTGFFEMTGYSADEVIGNNCRFLQGPDTDRKEVAKIRNAVEKGTSYCGRLFNYKKNGTPFWNLLTITPIKDDSGNTIKFIGMQVEVSKYTEGKNEKELRPNGLPKSLIRYDAREKQKALGSITEVVQTVKQSRFHIESLNDDATEHYDKEKLKYKVESASSKNFSAKGIQTPQLDLIKHPTTEPVKPEYASVVRHRRWSSNKVEEFEDQSSIDSEVSFSEDFKHFGSWDNANVERNVRQGIDLATTLERIEKNFVITDPRLPDNPIKSSHMQIFASDSFLALTEFTREEILGRNCRFLQGPDTDQEVVQNIRDAIREQREVTVQLINYSKSGKKFWNLFHLQPMRDQKGELQYFIGVQLDGSDYMEPLRNRLSDESEQRSSKLVKATALNINEAVRELPDANLTPEDLWATYSQPVLAKPHNRYSSRWLAVHKITASGERIGLNHFRPIRPLGFGDMGSVHLVELKGTGELFAMKAMEKSVMLDRNKVCRACIERDILSQLDHPFLPVLYSSFQTSTHVCLLTDFFPGGELFDLLDKQPLKLFTEKSARFYAAEIVIGLEYLHCLGIVYRDLKPENVLLQNDGHVILTDFDLSFRTSCRPQVRKLPLPNRKRSTSQSPPVFISEPVAKSNSFVGTEEYIAPEIIKGDGHSSAVDWWALGILLYEMLYGRTPFKGKNRQKTFGNILYKELTFPSSIAVSLAAKQLIHSLLKRDPDNRLGSDSGPNEIKEHAFFRGIKWPLIRCMSPPPLEVPLELNGRKSVYKDIEQEDGIFVDSVDTF
- the LOC141661775 gene encoding phototropin-2-like isoform X2 yields the protein MESSSSSNKASTSKSVARWMVFDTPATDNASTSNNNNASTSTSNNNQVDEATIVERTAEWGLVVKPAIGEGGGGSFRAITSSPRSRHVSGRLAGDSGRLYGDSGRMTTEEYGVPKVSHELKAALATLQQTFVVSDATKPDLPVVYASTGFFEMTGYSADEVIGNNCRFLQGPDTDRKEVAKIRNAVEKGTSYCGRLFNYKKNGTPFWNLLTITPIKDDSGNTIKFIGMQVEVSKYTEGKNEKELRPNGLPKSLIRYDAREKQKALGSITEVVQTVKQSRFHIESLNDDATEHYDKEKLKYKVESASSKNFSAKGIQTPQLDLIKHPTTEPVKPEYASVVRHRRWSSNKVEEFEDQSSIDSEVSFSEDFKHFGSWDNANVERNVRQGIDLATTLERIEKNFVITDPRLPDNPIIFASDSFLALTEFTREEILGRNCRFLQGPDTDQEVVQNIRDAIREQREVTVQLINYSKSGKKFWNLFHLQPMRDQKGELQYFIGVQLDGSDYMEPLRNRLSDESEQRSSKLVKATALNINEAVRELPDANLTPEDLWATYSQPVLAKPHNRYSSRWLAVHKITASGERIGLNHFRPIRPLGFGDMGSVHLVELKGTGELFAMKAMEKSVMLDRNKVCRACIERDILSQLDHPFLPVLYSSFQTSTHVCLLTDFFPGGELFDLLDKQPLKLFTEKSARFYAAEIVIGLEYLHCLGIVYRDLKPENVLLQNDGHVILTDFDLSFRTSCRPQVRKLPLPNRKRSTSQSPPVFISEPVAKSNSFVGTEEYIAPEIIKGDGHSSAVDWWALGILLYEMLYGRTPFKGKNRQKTFGNILYKELTFPSSIAVSLAAKQLIHSLLKRDPDNRLGSDSGPNEIKEHAFFRGIKWPLIRCMSPPPLEVPLELNGRKSVYKDIEQEDGIFVDSVDTF